In one Arachis duranensis cultivar V14167 chromosome 9, aradu.V14167.gnm2.J7QH, whole genome shotgun sequence genomic region, the following are encoded:
- the LOC107467266 gene encoding LOB domain-containing protein 38: MSCNGCRVLRKGCSEECMLRHCLVWIQDNPRAQGYATLFVAKFFGRANLMSFLSSVPTNHRSALFQSLLYEAVGRTINPVSGAVGLLSTGNWHLCQSAVDKVLRGGGAALTESSDHLKEAESEERIESKKQPPSNTTTTHHWPSQTTDTKLLTLFL; the protein is encoded by the exons ATGAGCTGCAATGGATGCCGTGTGCTACGAAAAGGGTGCAGCGAAGAGTGCATGCTACGACATTGCCTGGTGTGGATACAGGACAATCCACGAGCACAGGGTTACGCCACCCTCTTCGTCGCCAAGTTCTTCGGCCGCGCCAACCTCATGTCTTTCCTTTCCTCCGTTCCCACCAACCACAGATCcg CATTGTTTCAGTCACTTCTATATGAGGCAGTGGGTCGTACCATAAATCCGGTGAGTGGGGCAGTGGGGCTGCTCTCGACAGGCAACTGGCATCTCTGCCAGTCCGCGGTGGACAAAGTGCTGCGAGGGGGCGGCGCCGCCTTGACGGAAAGTAGTGATCATTTGAAAGAAGCAGAATCAGAAGAGAGAATTGAATCAAAGAAGCAACCACCCAGCAACACAACAACTACTCATCATTGGCCTTCTCAAACGACTGATACCAAGCTGCTTACGCTTTTCTTATGA
- the LOC107467506 gene encoding QWRF motif-containing protein 2 isoform X2, with product MVAAISETAAASTDPLPSKSTNGTTTTTSTIPRRPKGRQVSSRYMSPSPSTSTTTTSTSTTSTSSSSTSSRRFPSPLLSRSTNSSHPPSTPLLPNRSQSVGRRRPSRPMTPVPDNAAADVSSAAAKLLVSSTRSLSVSFQGEAFSLPISKAKASATATPPSSGNSRKAAATPERRRSTPVRGDQGENSRPGDQHRWPGRTRNPNSGPNSLYRSVDCTVGNGAGKVVRALQQSMVLDGGGSRRASFGGGVAGLSLDLGKAELLKSDDNKHNNHHHESPLVPSDLTASASDSDSVSSGSTSGVQDYPSAAAKPRGIVVSAKFWQETNSRLRRLQDPGSPLSTSPVSRMVGTTKNSQLRRYNSGGPVLSPRTMASPIRGNPGRPASPSKLWASSTSSPSRGIASPVRVRSAVASSISSNSSSTPSILSFSADVRRGKIGEDRIFDAHTLRLLYNRYAQWRFVNARADATFMVQKLSAERHLWNAWVTISELRHSVILKRIKLVLLRQKLKLTSILKGQISYLEEWAHLDRDHANSLLGATEALKASTLRLPVVEKAVADVPNLKDALGSAVDVMQAMASSIYSLSSKVEETNCLVAEIVKVTSKERFLLEQCKDFLSSLAAMQVKDCSLRTHMLQLSRVPSCSCLTTHV from the exons ATGGTGGCTGCCATTTCTGAAACTGCAGCAGCTTCAACCGACCCATTACCCTCGAAATCCACCAAtggcaccaccaccaccacctctaCCATACCTAGAAGACCCAAGGGGAGGCAAGTTTCTTCAAGGTACATGTCTCCTTCACCCtccacctccaccaccaccacttcaACCTCAACGACTTCAACTTCTTCGTCTTCCACTTCTTCTAGAAGGTTCCCTTCTCCTCTACTCTCTCGCTCAACCAATTCGTCTCATCCTCCTTCAACTCCTCTCCTTCCCAACCGTTCCCAATCTGTGGGCCGACGCAGGCCCAGCAGGCCCATGACTCCGGTTCCCGACAATGCCGCTGCCGATGTCTCCTCCGCCGCCGCTAAGCTTCTTGTCAGTTCCACGCGGAGCCTCTCCGTTTCGTTCCAAGGGGAGGCGTTCTCGCTTCCGATCAGCAAGGCCAAGGCCTCCGCCACCGCCACGCCGCCTTCTTCCGGCAACTCCAGGAAGGCCGCTGCGACTCCGGAGCGGCGGAGGTCAACTCCCGTGAGAGGAGATCAAGGGGAAAATTCAAGGCCCGGAGATCAGCACCGGTGGCCGGGTCGGACCCGGAACCCAAACTCAGGTCCGAATAGCCTCTATAGGAGTGTGGATTGTACTGTTGGAAATGGGGCTGGGAAAGTGGTGCGTGCATTGCAGCAATCGATGGTTTTGGATGGTGGTGGCAGTAGAAGGGCTTCTTTTGGTGGTGGGGTTGCAGGGTTGAGTTTGGATTTGGGAAAAGCTGAGTTGTTGAAGAGTGACGATAATAAGcataataatcatcatcatgagTCTCCATTGGTTCCTAGTGATCTCACTGCTTCTGCTTCTGATAGTGATAGTGTTTCCTCTGGTAGCACTTCAGGTGTGCAGGATTATCCTTCTGCTGCTGCTAAGCCTCGCGGCATTGTTGTTTCTGCCAAGTTTTGGCAGGAGACTAATAGCCGCCTGCGCCGCCTGCAGGATCCCGGTTCACCATTGTCAACAAGCCCTGTCTCTAGAATGGTTGGTACAACAAAGAATTCTCAGTTGAGAAGGTATAATAGTGGTGGCCCTGTCTTGTCTCCAAGAACCATGGCTTCTCCTATCAGGGGTAATCCAGGGCGGCCTGCTTCACCAAGTAAACTTTGGGCATCTTCTACATCCTCGCCTTCGAGGGGGATTGCCAGTCCTGTTAGGGTCAGAAGTGCTGTTGCCAGCTCCATCAGTAGTAATTCTAGTAGTACACCTTCTATTCTCAGCTTCTCTGctgatgtgagaagagggaagATAGGGGAAGATCGGATATTCGATGCACATACATTGAGGCTTCTGTATAATCGCTATGCGCAGTGGCGGTTTGTTAATGCAAGGGCAGATGCTACCTTCATGGTTCAGAAACTGAGTGCAGAG AGGCATTTGTGGAATGCATGGGTTACAATTTCAGAACTTAGGCATTCAGTCATACTTAAAAGAATCAAGCTGGTGTTGCTGAGGCAAAAGTTGAAGCTAACTTCCATCCTAAAGGGACAG ATTTCTTATTTGGAAGAATGGGCCCATCTAGATAGAGATCACGCCAATTCTTTGCTTGGAGCAACTGAAGCTTTGAAGGCCAGTACCCTCCGTCTTCCGGTTGTTGAAAAAGCAGTA GCGGATGTACCAAATCTAAAGGATGCTCTGGGGTCAGCAGTTGATGTGATGCAGGCAATGGCATCCTCTATATACTCTCTCTCATCAAAg GTGGAAGAAACTAACTGCTTGGTGGCGGAAATCGTGAAGGTGACCTCAAAGGAAAGGTTTTTGCTTGAGCAATGCAAGGACTTTTTGTCCTCATTAGCAGCCATGCAG GTGAAGGATTGTAGCTTAAGAACGCATATGTTACAACTATCTCGAGTACCAAGTTGCAGCTGCCTGACAACACATGTGTAG
- the LOC107467506 gene encoding QWRF motif-containing protein 2 isoform X1, which yields MVAAISETAAASTDPLPSKSTNGTTTTTSTIPRRPKGRQVSSRYMSPSPSTSTTTTSTSTTSTSSSSTSSRRFPSPLLSRSTNSSHPPSTPLLPNRSQSVGRRRPSRPMTPVPDNAAADVSSAAAKLLVSSTRSLSVSFQGEAFSLPISKAKASATATPPSSGNSRKAAATPERRRSTPVRGDQGENSRPGDQHRWPGRTRNPNSGPNSLYRSVDCTVGNGAGKVVRALQQSMVLDGGGSRRASFGGGVAGLSLDLGKAELLKSDDNKHNNHHHESPLVPSDLTASASDSDSVSSGSTSGVQDYPSAAAKPRGIVVSAKFWQETNSRLRRLQDPGSPLSTSPVSRMVGTTKNSQLRRYNSGGPVLSPRTMASPIRGNPGRPASPSKLWASSTSSPSRGIASPVRVRSAVASSISSNSSSTPSILSFSADVRRGKIGEDRIFDAHTLRLLYNRYAQWRFVNARADATFMVQKLSAERHLWNAWVTISELRHSVILKRIKLVLLRQKLKLTSILKGQISYLEEWAHLDRDHANSLLGATEALKASTLRLPVVEKAVADVPNLKDALGSAVDVMQAMASSIYSLSSKQVEETNCLVAEIVKVTSKERFLLEQCKDFLSSLAAMQVKDCSLRTHMLQLSRVPSCSCLTTHV from the exons ATGGTGGCTGCCATTTCTGAAACTGCAGCAGCTTCAACCGACCCATTACCCTCGAAATCCACCAAtggcaccaccaccaccacctctaCCATACCTAGAAGACCCAAGGGGAGGCAAGTTTCTTCAAGGTACATGTCTCCTTCACCCtccacctccaccaccaccacttcaACCTCAACGACTTCAACTTCTTCGTCTTCCACTTCTTCTAGAAGGTTCCCTTCTCCTCTACTCTCTCGCTCAACCAATTCGTCTCATCCTCCTTCAACTCCTCTCCTTCCCAACCGTTCCCAATCTGTGGGCCGACGCAGGCCCAGCAGGCCCATGACTCCGGTTCCCGACAATGCCGCTGCCGATGTCTCCTCCGCCGCCGCTAAGCTTCTTGTCAGTTCCACGCGGAGCCTCTCCGTTTCGTTCCAAGGGGAGGCGTTCTCGCTTCCGATCAGCAAGGCCAAGGCCTCCGCCACCGCCACGCCGCCTTCTTCCGGCAACTCCAGGAAGGCCGCTGCGACTCCGGAGCGGCGGAGGTCAACTCCCGTGAGAGGAGATCAAGGGGAAAATTCAAGGCCCGGAGATCAGCACCGGTGGCCGGGTCGGACCCGGAACCCAAACTCAGGTCCGAATAGCCTCTATAGGAGTGTGGATTGTACTGTTGGAAATGGGGCTGGGAAAGTGGTGCGTGCATTGCAGCAATCGATGGTTTTGGATGGTGGTGGCAGTAGAAGGGCTTCTTTTGGTGGTGGGGTTGCAGGGTTGAGTTTGGATTTGGGAAAAGCTGAGTTGTTGAAGAGTGACGATAATAAGcataataatcatcatcatgagTCTCCATTGGTTCCTAGTGATCTCACTGCTTCTGCTTCTGATAGTGATAGTGTTTCCTCTGGTAGCACTTCAGGTGTGCAGGATTATCCTTCTGCTGCTGCTAAGCCTCGCGGCATTGTTGTTTCTGCCAAGTTTTGGCAGGAGACTAATAGCCGCCTGCGCCGCCTGCAGGATCCCGGTTCACCATTGTCAACAAGCCCTGTCTCTAGAATGGTTGGTACAACAAAGAATTCTCAGTTGAGAAGGTATAATAGTGGTGGCCCTGTCTTGTCTCCAAGAACCATGGCTTCTCCTATCAGGGGTAATCCAGGGCGGCCTGCTTCACCAAGTAAACTTTGGGCATCTTCTACATCCTCGCCTTCGAGGGGGATTGCCAGTCCTGTTAGGGTCAGAAGTGCTGTTGCCAGCTCCATCAGTAGTAATTCTAGTAGTACACCTTCTATTCTCAGCTTCTCTGctgatgtgagaagagggaagATAGGGGAAGATCGGATATTCGATGCACATACATTGAGGCTTCTGTATAATCGCTATGCGCAGTGGCGGTTTGTTAATGCAAGGGCAGATGCTACCTTCATGGTTCAGAAACTGAGTGCAGAG AGGCATTTGTGGAATGCATGGGTTACAATTTCAGAACTTAGGCATTCAGTCATACTTAAAAGAATCAAGCTGGTGTTGCTGAGGCAAAAGTTGAAGCTAACTTCCATCCTAAAGGGACAG ATTTCTTATTTGGAAGAATGGGCCCATCTAGATAGAGATCACGCCAATTCTTTGCTTGGAGCAACTGAAGCTTTGAAGGCCAGTACCCTCCGTCTTCCGGTTGTTGAAAAAGCAGTA GCGGATGTACCAAATCTAAAGGATGCTCTGGGGTCAGCAGTTGATGTGATGCAGGCAATGGCATCCTCTATATACTCTCTCTCATCAAAg CAGGTGGAAGAAACTAACTGCTTGGTGGCGGAAATCGTGAAGGTGACCTCAAAGGAAAGGTTTTTGCTTGAGCAATGCAAGGACTTTTTGTCCTCATTAGCAGCCATGCAG GTGAAGGATTGTAGCTTAAGAACGCATATGTTACAACTATCTCGAGTACCAAGTTGCAGCTGCCTGACAACACATGTGTAG
- the LOC107467528 gene encoding 40S ribosomal protein S29: MGHSNVWNSHPKNYGPGSRTCRVCGNSHGLIRKYGLMCCRQCFRSNAKEIGFIKYR, encoded by the exons ATGGGTCACTCCAACGTTTGGAACTCTCACCCCAAGAACTACGGTCCTGGTTCTCGCACCTG CCGTGTTTGTGGAAACTCCCATGGATTGATCAGGAAGTATGGGCTCATGTGCTGCAGGCAGTGCTTCCGCAGCAACGCTAAGGAAATCGGATTCATCAAG TACCGCTGA
- the LOC107467536 gene encoding uncharacterized protein LOC107467536, whose amino-acid sequence MILRRLGDMTISKRKYSRIDTLELKALLGRRVGHQRADKYFDQLRRLFSSKISKSEFDRVCIMVIGRENIPLHNQFIRAILKNACLAKVPPPKPRGSARVGSVSSVEVSNGRQSSSILTPSGDALSRLAAQDPKFKARQNSLGKQQSLASDEFAFKTQEQQSATELNSLDSRAPVSVEDGEEVRQTAGSPGIQSRSPVTAPLGISMNLGCNRKLASNVSLCSKYYPETCHSMGDLPDTRSLKSRLEQKLEKEGLTVTVDCVNLLNNALDSYMKRLIESSLVLAGSRVGNEQIRLPSRQLINSNGMLPRRYMQTAPRLAKVSILDFCLAMELNPQVLGPDWPMQLERISIRASEE is encoded by the coding sequence ATGATTCTGAGAAGACTGGGTGACATGACGATATCCAAAAGGAAGTACAGTCGAATCGACACTTTGGAGCTGAAGGCACTACTTGGCCGGAGGGTTGGTCATCAGAGAGCTGACAAGTACTTTGATCAACTCAGAAGATTGTTCAGTTCAAAGATCAGCAAATCAGAGTTCGACAGGGTTTGCATCATGGTCATTGGGAGGGAAAACATCCCTCTTCACAACCAGTTCATTAGGgcaattctcaagaatgcttgTCTCGCCAAAGTCCCGCCGCCGAAGCCGAGAGGTTCTGCCAGAGTGGGAAGTGTTTCCAGTGTGGAAGTTTCTAATGGGAGGCAAAGCAGCTCTATCCTAACACCATCAGGGGATGCATTATCCCGGTTAGCTGCACAAGATCCCAAGTTCAAAGCCCGCCAAAATTCTCTTGGCAAGCAACAAAGTCTGGCATCTGATGAATTTGCCTTCAAGACACAAGAGCAGCAGAGTGCAACTGAACTGAATTCCCTTGACAGTAGAGCTCCTGTTTCTGTTGAAGATGGAGAAGAAGTTAGACAAACGGCTGGAAGCCCCGGCATCCAAAGCAGGAGCCCAGTTACAGCACCCCTTGGTATATCCATGAATTTAGGTTGCAATCGGAAGCTTGCATCAAATGTATCTTTATGTAGTAAATATTATCCCGAGACCTGTCACAGCATGGGAGATCTCCCCGACACGAGATCTTTGAAGAGTCGGTTAGAGCAGAAGTTGGAGAAGGAAGGTTTAACTGTCACAGTGGATTGTGTAAATCTTTTGAATAATGCATTGGATTCatatatgaagaggttgattgAATCTTCCCTGGTTTTAGCTGGGTCAAGAGTTGGAAACGAGCAAATAAGGCTGCCGAGTCGACAGCTGATTAATTCAAACGGAATGCTACCAAGAAGGTACATGCAAACAGCACCTAGATTGGCCAAAGTATCAATCTTGGATTTTTGTCTTGCGATGGAGCTAAATCCGCAAGTTCTTGGACCAGATTGGCCGATGCAGCTTGAGAGGATTTCCATACGTGCTTCTGAAGAATGA
- the LOC107467565 gene encoding uncharacterized protein LOC107467565, whose amino-acid sequence MSAALLKNPARIPYALMQRRFIAPTRAPSSPFPFLCKNLQSRPYLQLLKPREYKISPYLFSSSFCSSSSSTAASASLAKVGFVGWYLGMVKSWPILTKSVTSALIYIAADLSAQTIVRQSQDSYDFVRTLRMAGYGMIILGPTLHFWFNFVSKLFPKRDLLSTLKKMVMGQTIYGPAMTIVFFSLNARLQGETSTEIAARLKRDFLPTFLSGVMYWPFCDFITYRFVPVHLQPLVTNSFSYLWTIYMTYMASLEKAKTAS is encoded by the exons ATGAGTGCCGCTTTGTTGAAGAACCCCGCTAGGATTCCCTATGCTTTGATGCAGAGGCGCTTCATTGCTCCAACGAGAgctccttcttctccttttccttttctctgcAAGAACTTGCAGTCAAGGCCTTATCTTCAGCTGCTGAAACCCAGAGAATATAAGATATCCCCATATTTGTTCTCTTCatcattttgttcttcatcatcttctacAGCTGCATCGGCTTCACTTGCCAAGGTTGGCTTTGTGGGTTGGTATTTGGGGATGGTCAAGTCCTGGCCCATTCTCACCAAAAGTGTTACTTCTGCTCTCATTTACATCGCTGCTGATTTATCCGCTCAG ACTATAGTGCGGCAATCACAAGATTCTTATGATTTCGTAAGGACTTTACGCATGGCAGGATATGGCATGATCATTTTAGGACCAACACTCCATTTCTGGTTCAATTTTGTGTCAAAGCTTTTCCCAAAAAGGGATCTTTTGTCTACATTGAAGAAGATGGTCATGGGCCAGACAATTTATGGACCTGCAATGACTATTGTCTTCTTCTCCTTGAATGCTCGATTGCAGG GTGAAACTAGCACAGAGATTGCTGCACGTTTAAAGCGTGATTTTCTTCCTACATTCTTAAGTGGAGTTATGTACTGGCcattttgtgattttattaCATATAGATTCGTTCCAGTCCATTTACAG CCACTCGTCACTAACTCATTTTCTTACTTGTGGACCATTTATATGACCTACATGGCAAGCCTAGAGAAAGCAAAGACTGCTTCCTGA
- the LOC107467346 gene encoding leucine-rich repeat protein 2, with protein sequence MASFTPFSLLFLLLLQNPFLSLSSNSEGNALHALRSRLSDPNNVLQSWDPTLVNPCTWFHVTCDSNNHVIRLDLGNSNISGTLGPELGQLHHLQYLELYRNELSGKIPEELGKLKKLISMDLYGNKLEGRIPKSFGKLKSLKFLRLNDNKLSGTIPRELTHLKNLKIFDVSNNDLCGTIPVDGNFGSFPMESFENNRLNGPELKGLVPYDFGC encoded by the exons ATGGCATCCTTCACTCCCTTCTCACTATTATTTCTGCTGCTTCTCCAAAATCCCTTCCTATCTCTCTCATCCAACTCCGAAG GGAATGCACTGCATGCTCTGAGAAGCAGGCTTTCTGACCCAAACAACGTGCTTCAGAGCTGGGACCCAACCCTGGTTAATCCCTGTACTTGGTTCCATGTTACCTGTGACTCCAACAATCACGTTATTCGCTT AGACTTGGGCAATTCTAACATTTCTGGAACTCTGGGCCCAGAACTTGGCCAGTTACACCATCTCCAGTACCT GGAACTCTATAGGAATGAATTATCAGGAAAGATTCCTGAGGAACTTGGCAAGTTGAAGAAACTTATTAGCATGGATTTGTATGGTAACAAATTGGAGGGGAGAATCCCAAAGTCATTTGGCAAGTTGAAGTCACTTAAATTCCT GCGGCTAAATGATAACAAGTTGTCAGGAACAATACCAAGAGAACTCACTCATCTTAAGAATCTCAAAATCTT TGATGTCTCTAATAACGACCTCTGTGGAACAATACCAGTAGATGGCAACTTCGGATCTTTCCCAATGGAAAG CTTTGAGAACAACAGACTTAATGGTCCTGAGCTGAAAGGACTAGTTCCCTATGATTTTGGATGCTGA